A genomic window from Triticum urartu cultivar G1812 chromosome 7, Tu2.1, whole genome shotgun sequence includes:
- the LOC125525442 gene encoding glycine-rich cell wall structural protein 1.0-like, with the protein MAAIKLVSLSLVVLLSIGLASATRVVRYASSTGTGSGVGNGGGTVNGSGGGTGSGNGNAYSGSSGAHANAGGGGSGGGASQDGGTGHGAGSGDGSSSSYTSDGRYTYGGDSYAGGNGAGSGGGQAAGPGSSGYGAGGGAGSGSSAASGGWYPYANANANGNGGGTGTGQNGGGGGGTGGGSGNAGAYP; encoded by the coding sequence ATGGCTGCCATTAAGCTTGTGTCACTTAGCTTGGTTGTGCTGCTGAGCATTGGGTTAGCCAGCGCCACTAGGGTAGTTAGATACGCCAGCTCCACGGGGACAGGCTCGGGAGTGGGGAATGGTGGTGGCACTGTGAACGGTAGCGGTGGAGGGACTGGGAGTGGCAATGGGAATGCCTACAGTGGTAGTAGTGGAGCCCATGCAAATGCGGGAGGGGGCGGTAGCGGGGGTGGTGCGTCGCAGGATGGCGGCACCGGACATGGCGCTGGGTCCGGCGACGGCTCAAGCTCTAGCTATACGAGCGACGGAAGATATACCTATGGTGGTGATTCTTATGCAGGCGGTAATGGTGCCGGCAGCGGCGGCGGACAGGCAGCGGGCCCTGGTTCCAGCGGTTACGGAGCCGGTGGTGGTGCTGGTTCTGGCTCTAGCGCGGCAAGTGGTGGCTGGTACCCATATGCGAATGCCAATGCTAATGGTAACGGTGGAGGCACAGGAACTGGTCagaacggcggcggcggtggcggcacaGGAGGTGGCAGCGGTAATGCTGGTGCATACCCTTAA
- the LOC125525443 gene encoding glycine-rich cell wall structural protein 2-like, whose translation MAAIKLVSLGLVVLLSIGLASATRVVRYASSTGTGSGVGNGGGTVNGSGGGTGSGNGNAYSGSSGAHANAGGGGSGGGASQDGGTGHGAGSGDGSSSSYTSDGRYSYGGDSYAGGNGGGSGGGQAAGPGSSGSGAGGGAGSGSSAASGGWYQYANANANGNGGGTGDGQNGGSGGGTGGGSGNAGAYP comes from the coding sequence ATGGCTGCCATTAAGCTTGTGTCCCTTGGCTTGGTTGTGCTACTGAGCATTGGGTTAGCCAGCGCCACTAGGGTAGTTAGATACGCCAGCTCCACGGGGACAGGCTCGGGAGTGGGGAATGGTGGTGGCACTGTGAACGGCAGCGGTGGAGGGACTGGGAGTGGCAATGGGAATGCCTACAGTGGTAGTAGTGGAGCCCATGCAAATGCGGGAGGGGGCGGTAGCGGGGGTGGTGCGTCGCAGGATGGCGGCACTGGACATGGCGCTGGGTCCGGCGACGGCTCAAGCTCTAGCTATACAAGCGACGGAAGATATAGTTATGGTGGAGATTCTTACGCAGGCGGCAATGGTGGCGGTAGCGGTGGAGGACAGGCAGCGGGCCCTGGTTCCAGCGGTTCCGGAGCCGGTGGTGGTGCTGGTTCTGGCTCTAGCGCGGCAAGTGGTGGTTGGTACCAATATGCGAATGCAAATGCTAATGGTAATGGTGGAGGCACGGGAGATGGTCAGAacggcggcagcggtggcggcACGGGAGGTGGCAGCGGTAATGCTGGTGCATACCCTTAA